DNA sequence from the Vicia villosa cultivar HV-30 ecotype Madison, WI linkage group LG3, Vvil1.0, whole genome shotgun sequence genome:
gattcaagagaatatGAGAACTTCACAGAGCAGACATAAGAGTTATCATAATAAGCGGAGGAAATATTCATAGTTTCAAGAGGGTGACCATGTCTTTTTTAGAGTCACTTTAGTGAATGATGTTGGTCATGCATTGAAATCGCACAAGCTTACACctcgtttcattggtccttatcagattctCCAGAGAGTCAAAGAAGTTGCCCACCCAGTTGCCTTACCACTATTTCTTTTGATtcttcatgatgtattccatgtgtcttaGTTGCGGAATTAAATTCCTAATTCGTCTCGTGTGATTCAAGGGACGATGTGCAAGTTAGAGAGAACTTGAGCGTTGAGGCATCTCCCTTCAGAGTAGAGGATTGAGAAGTGAAACACCTAAAGGGTAAAGAGACTGTCTTGGTGAAGGTGGTGCGGGGAGGACCTGCTGGTGGAAGCGTGACGTGGGAGCtagaaagtcagatgaaggattcataTATATAGTTGTTTCCTTCAGGTAATTTTGGAAAGCGAAAATTCTTTAAGtatgggagagttgtaacaccccgtttctcgtgtttttattttaattgagtgaaaatttatttttaattgattagttGTGTGCTTGGGTATTTTATTGAGATTTATTGAGGTGTGTAGAAATTATTaaactttaattaaattttacggttaattttaattaattaaaatgaatagaaaatagAGATTTAAGTGAAATTGAATGGAAAATAGAAACTATGAGGAAAATGGTAATAATTAAAAGTAAGTTGGGGGCCAAGGTGtgattatgaaaatattaaataagattttttaataaaaatggatgAGTGAAACTTTTTGGTATGAGTACGTGAATTGAGCAACTAGGAGAAATAAGAGTTTTTGTGAGAGAGTGCAAAACAATGTTTGAGAGAGAAGTAGCCATTGATTAGAGAACTTGCTGTTGGAAAATTAAGGTAAAACTGGGAACTACTCTTATATGAGTGTGATTTGCATGAAGGGTAAAGAGGGGTCCTCACGCTCCAATAGGTTTTCCATCTttttcaccattgttgatgtttgtgtgtCCTTGAGAGGAATTGgtatgaattttgttgttattgataTGATTATGTGAAGTATGCATGATataattctatgaattttgtcatTGGGAGGAGATTCATGCTCTTTTTTATGTTGTAAATTATGCATAATATAATTCTATGGATTTTTTATGTTGTTGCCATTAATGTGTGTTTGCTGTTTGACTTGAATTCATGTCAATTTGGTGGATTGAAGGTAAAATCAGTGACTATGTGAAGTATTAATCTTGGTGTAGTATATCTTTAATGAATTCTACGCAAACTGGGTGAATCGGGATCAAAATCAGAGCTTTGGGGAGCTCCAATAGTGGGAAATCATATTCTTTTGTTTACATATTCGTGCGTTTTTGCCTTGCGAGACTAGAGGCTCGCCCGACAAGTTGTGCAGAGAGAAGATGGGTTCTGGTTTTGTGAACTCGCCCGGCGAGGATGGACTTCGCCTTACAAGAGCTCGCCCAACGAGCTGTGTGGCGCCTGGCGAGGCTGACAACACATACTCGATTAGTTTCAACTCAATTTCTTATACAAAGTTTTATTGCTGTAATTGTTTGGTTCTATAGAGTATCAATTTTTAGTGTGGAATCCTATTTAGTGTTGATTGATACGTTAGTGATTGTTTTTAACTGAGTTTAGTGATTATTGATGGTTTATGTTGGATTCAGAGATGGAATCGAGTATCGTGTGGCCTTGTGTTGTGACACTGCTGTGCTGATGTATTTGGTTTAGAGCTGGAACCATTTGTTGAATTATGTAGGTGAATGTTGAATCAATCCTCTATTATTCTGAAGAATGTGATCAATCCCCACTAACCCACTCTTCACATCGTTGTGAACAGGGACACATCACTTTCCACATTCTCACAAGCCGAGTCATCCAAGGAGTGgacaacatatttaaaaaatagatatCCATCTTGATAAATTGGCGGTCAAGGAGTCTTACGTGGATGACATTATACCTCGTCTATCATGAAAGACTTTTGTGTGATCAAATGAAAGGACTTTTACACATATTACATAagctattttttataataaataaataattatattaaattagttttaacatgaataaaatatttaatataaattattaattttttttataaagaatgattggtttataaattcttctaaaaTTTATGTCAACATAAAAATTCAGATAAGTTAAAATCTTAAATATATTCAgtttttatcataattattttcaaaatcatttGCACGAACAGTTGTGAtatcaatttattttaatcaatcgaTGTTACAAGTGTGAATATTTTTCTTCCGACCACCACGTTTCAATCATGCAAAGCATAatgcaaaataatttttattttattttatttaaaagcatAATGCGttaataaaaacaagaaaaagaaacaagaCGACGAAATTATATGGAAGCAATAACCGCGCTGGACTGTGCGTGCTTGGTCACTACCATTCCAGTGCGTGACAGAAAGAAAACCAGCACCGCAACCACCAAGCGGagtagtgaagaagaaagaaagcctctctcttctctctctctgaTACACAAATAGATAAGGATCCTTATCAACCTTTCATCCCATATTTCCCTAACTGACTCTTTCCTTTCCACACGATTCCCGCCACAACACTAAACCCCATACATTTTTTCACCTcaattcattctttcatttcaattatCATTTCCTCACAATCTCATCTATTTCATTTATTCATTTCCAATTTTCATTCTATCAATTTTTTCGTATCCTCAATCCAACCATGGACGAATTCGGCGTATTAACCGAACGCTTCGGCTTGAAGCCGCAAGGTAAATCAGCTCCAATGGCTTCCTCCAAACGATCCACACCGACACCCGCCGCCAATTCCTCCTCCCGCTCATTCGGATCCCGTTCGCCACAAAACGGATCCGGATCCGGATCTCCTCAATATCCATCTTTCGATTTTGATTACGGTGTTTTCAACGGTAACAAAACGCAGCGTTCGGGTGGTTTTGACAATGGCATTGACGAGATCTTTGGTGGAAATGGAAACGGAAACGCCAGATCGAATGTCGGCAAGGGTGTTACCCTTGACGATGATCTGATGTTCGGTGGTTTGAGTCAGTCGGTTTCGACTTCTTCGTCGTCgcaggtttatgtggatgatatattCGGTGGAGGGAATGAAAAAAGTGTTGGTGTTGATGATTTGCTTGGTAAGATTGGTGGATTGCATGCGACGGGCAGTAGAAGTTCCATGAATAAATCGCATGATTTTGATGATTTGATGGCGGGGTTTGGTGGTGGTGGCAGCGTTTCCAATAATGGGTATGGAATTTTTGTCTTCAGTTTCTGATTgcttttgttctttttatattgAGAGTTTTTTCTAGAATTTATGATGATTTGAATGATGTTAGTCTTTCTGGAATGTATGGTTGACTAGGTTAAAGGACTAGCATGATATCTGTTTTATGAATTTAAGGACTAGCTCTAACACATTCATAAATTCCGGAATTAATGTGAAGTAAATTTACCTGTTTTACTCAACTAAACTACTTTTaagttttaactcgtttttatttTTGCAATCACACAAGAATTCTATACCTGTTGAAAAAGCAAGGAATTATGATACAACAACAATATCCAAGcattatcccactaagtgggaaAAGCAAGAAATTATGATGATATAAGTTTTTAGTGATGAACTTATCTGCATACAGATACAGTACTCTGTACGGGTGGGAGGGTAGCTCGTCTGGCTTGAAATTGTTGAGTTAAGGGTTAAAAGGAATTGGAGATACATGGTTCAAGTTTTGGCAAGGGTGTACATATATACTGACAGTTAACCACTGACAATCTTACATTCTCATAGCAAGCTTTAGATGGTGTTAGAGAAAAACAAATCCATTGTGTAAGTTGGATATGGGCATTGAGTACTACCCTCTTAAGATGCATCGTAGATGCCGCAAATACTTTGATCTTGTTTATATTCTCATGATTTGAACAGGAACATTTGAGATGCACTCTGCTGTGTATGATGTCAACAGACAAATTTAGATCTAGGTTAATTATTAATTTGGTGCTGGTTTTTTCCTTCTTCATGTTTCCAGCCATGCTTAATTTGAATACCCAATCTCTGTGTCCTCTTTCTGAATGTGTTTAGAAATTCAGATGATTCTGAACTTGGATCCAGTAATCGTTCCTAGTAAGGTATATTTGAAGCTACCGATGCATGCTTCTTGATGTTAATATTATTCAGGAGTATCTTTGGTCATTCTTTCTACTTTATTTCTAAGTGCAATGGCATATTTTTCTATCTACAGTTGCTTTAAGTAGTTTATTGATTGAATTTAAAACAACAGCATACATTTTTCTTACCTTTTTATTGATAGTTGCCATCCTTCTCCATTGTATCAATGTAACTTaatgtgttttttctttttctaggAAAGCAAGCATTGAGACAAAACTTCCTCCCAAACCAACCGCCACATCTCATGATGATCCATTTTTAGTATTTGAAACTTTAAGCACATCATCTTCAGGATCATTCCTGGACTCATTAGAACAAATGAGTAAGAATAGTTCTAAAGCTACAAGTGGCAGCTCCAGTCCCTCCCCATTATTGAGGCCTCCACCATCAGGGAATGCTTCAAACTCATGTAAAGATTCTTTCAAATACTCGAGCTAGAAGAGGTGAAAAGTCATATTTTTTATTACTGACTCTATGCGTTCTTCTGATATCATTTTTTGATGCAGTTAACAACTCAAATATATCATCAATAGATGAGCTTGAGAACTTTGCCATGGGCCGGGTGCAGAGTAATGCAAATAGACGGGCAAATACCAACACTGGTGAGATTAAGCAAAACTCAGCGGCTAAGATAAACAAAGATAAAGAATCTCCAGCTACAAAAGTGAATCAATCAAATGGTGCGGATGATCTTGAATCCTTTTTCAGCATGGGGTCTCGATCAAACAGTGTACCAAAGTCAAGGACAACAACTATggtaaaagttaaaaatataacAAGGTCTTGTTAACGAGTGCTCTAAAGACATTGGTTATGAAGTCCATAAAGGGAAAGTTTAACTTGAAAATACAAGTTGAACATTTCTCAATGTAATaaacttatttcttttgatttctTAAACAATGTCCTAAGGGAACTTGTTAGCAATCTCCATATAATAATATCAAAGATATTGCCACATTATATGAGTATATTCCATTTTTTGGCCGATGCACTGTATAGGATCATATGTTCGATCGCCAAGTAAACAATAAAGAAAAACATGATGGATCTCAAAGAGTGCCATCACGATCCCCAGCCAATGCAAAGAAATCTTCACCCACAACATCTTTTGATGACTTGTCATTGATATTTGGCGGTAAGCGGTTTATATTTACCGATTTCTATTATAGTGAAGTGATTTCATTGTCAACCtatcattttgttttctttttgttgCAAAAGCTTCCCCGTCATCGGAATTTGAGGAAATGGAAGGTGAAACTGAAGAAAGGAGAAAAGCAAGATTGGGACGTCATCAGAGAACACAAGAGCGAGCGGTGTGTATTATCTTGCTTGATCATCCGAATTTCTATTATTAAGGGATGGGGACTCATTATTGCAATTTGAATGTCATATTTCTATCaacaattttgttgttgttgtgatacTTAATTTTCTAAATGATTGGAATGATGAATTTTAAGCTTAATGATCTATACAAAGACTCGACATAAGAAATTTTAGCTAATTCATCTTTAATCTTGAACTCGAAGCACATGTTACCTTAATAGGTTATTCTGGACACTGGCATTACAAATTTATATTTACATTATTTCTCATGGGATAATTTTGCTCTTTTGACTGTCATGGTTCCAGCTGAAAGCAGTGGCTGATATGAACCAGCGTGACCTTCAATCTAAGAGGGAGCAAGAAGAGAGACGTGTAAGCTTTTGTAGTGTTCTTATTTGGATCACGATTTATTTCCAAGGATAATCTAATTATAATTTCCCGAGttctttttaaattttgtatatttGTCAGATTTCTTAGTGCGGCATTTGATTTTAATTTGCAGCGAATAGCCGACACTGTGGATGTTCAGATAAAGAGGTGGGCTGCAGGGAAAGAAGGCAATATGCGGGCATTGCTGTCATCATTGCAAAATGTATGGTTTCTTATCATTATTGTTATAATTGTTAATACTTAATTTCACTTCAGGCTCTTGCATTGACCAATTTAACCCTGTAGTCTGATTTGGATTCTTATCATCATAATGTATTAGGGTTTTattgaaaaggaaatagaaacatCAGGTTTTGTTTTCTATGTGACAGATATGCATTTGAAACCTAGGCTCTGAATAGCTTTCACTTTGAATGCTTGGCCAGAACTTTAAAATCCAGTATAAAATATTTAAGAAATGGAAAATGAAGATATAATATAACATATATAAATGGAATTATTTGGAAGAAACTTTATTTTCAATTGATGTGTTGTGTGAGTTGTTAATCGTATTTGTGTTTAAATCGTATGCAATTTTGTAAACCTACATGGTAGAATAAAGGAATATGTTGATTGAGTTGTTGACTGAAAGCTACATTAAGTTTTATTCTTGCTCGCCAATTCCAGCCATACATTTCTTCTGTTAAGGGGGTGAGAATTATTAATAACTTCTCAAAAATAAATGTACCTTTGATTGTGCTATCgtgcaatttattttttgtttactgGGTGCTTTTTCCTTGATAAATCTCTCCTCAGTCATTACCAATATCTCATTTAACATGAAGATAGTGTACCTTCTCACGTGTCTTTTGTTGCCTCTGataaatagtaatattttttttcttccatatcctgaaatatttgttttatttcacaCTTCTTACCTTTGAATTTATATTCAGGTTCTATCGGCAGATTGTGGGTGGCAACCAGTGTCTTTGACAGACATGATCACTTCTACTTCAGTGAAAAAAGTGTATAGAAAAGCCACATTATGTATTCACCCTGATAAAGTCCAACAGAAAGGTGCTAATCTTGAACAAAAATATACCGCAGAGAAGGTTTTTGACATCCTTAAGGTACCTTGTCCTATAGTAATTCTGAAAAATTGCTATGCTTTTAGCTAGAATTTCGCACTTTTTATTTATCCCTTTTCGTAAATGTCACAATTCTGAGCCACAGTTACGCAATACTGCATATAGTTCTATTGAGCTACTGCTAGCTTGATTTACACTAGTCACCACCATTTATCTGAGCATATAACTCTCCCCTTCTACTGCTCAATCAATTTTTTATGAGGAAAATATTCAACTTGTCTCACATTTTTAATTGATATATAATATACCTGGGCGCGCCTTTTATATaattctattctttctgatcttgaAACAGGAAGCTTGGACTAAGTTTAACGCAGAAGAGCTTTCCTAAATCTGTCACTTGAGGTTATCGCCTCTTCCTAAATCTGTCACCTGAGGTCACCGTTAGTCAATGGATCCATCAATGACGTTCAGCGCATTGGTTTGGGGCTTTCACTTGCCTCGGTGATGCCCGATACATGTTTTTCTTGTGCAGTTAAAGATTATTACGCCGCACATATATATTACATGGTGTCATTTGGCTGCATATTCGTTGTCCTAATGATGTTGAATGCTCTAATGTAAGTTATCATAGTACATTATGTTATTTAACAGTTTAGACCGGCAACTTATATTTCAGTCAGCCTGATCAAATCGTGAAGGTTGGTgtatgtttggattggcggtgagATTGAAAGAATCATGATAAGCCGCAATTTTAGCATAAACTAGACTTTTGAATATCAACAAAACTATGCTGGTGCTGTGATTTTGATGAGCTCACTGCTTATCTAAacatacatttatttattttttgacggAAAATGCCAAGTTGCATTCGGGAATGAGGATAATTCAATTATATACTTGTAGTTAGGTTTATTTTTTACGAATAGGAGTCTTTTAGGTTGATGTTTTATTTGAATTAGCGAGTTATGTCAAATGAATGCCatcgttttattttattttatttttgaaattcaaatagCTATAGCTATATACTAAGAAAGCCAAAGGGAAAAGAACAAAGACAAGCTCTCTTTTGACCAAAAAAATGCTCTTTAGCAAGCTCTGTATATAACTTCTAACATAAGAGACTGAATTCAAGACAAATGTTTTCAACAATTTAAGATCACATTGGTAATACCTGCCACTGTATCACTTTCAGGGAGGGAAAAAAACAATCTTTTGTGGCTATCTTCGGATGAAATCTGTCAAGTTCAGTAAAATTGATggatatttaaatatttgttaataCAGATTTAATGAATATTTAAATATTCATTAATTTATAGATATGAATATGGATTTGATAATATCTTATCCGTTGATATCTGTATCGGTTAATGATtgtcaaaattatttaaatattattttgttgaatttaaaattattattattattattattattattattatttttgtgaaagataaaattattattattattactagcgTTTAAAGGAGCACTCTCGTGCCCGTTTATCCGCTTTTTTAATGGGCACAACAGcaaattataaattattgtttttttatttattttgaatttaatttatcttatattttttagaaaaaaaattgtgatatgtatttttatgtagtataactaTATTTGTTGATTTTGCATCTCATATTGATATGCCACGATGTTAATATTCACGTCCACAACATCAAAAcacaaacatattttt
Encoded proteins:
- the LOC131661403 gene encoding auxilin-related protein 1; translation: MDEFGVLTERFGLKPQGKSAPMASSKRSTPTPAANSSSRSFGSRSPQNGSGSGSPQYPSFDFDYGVFNGNKTQRSGGFDNGIDEIFGGNGNGNARSNVGKGVTLDDDLMFGGLSQSVSTSSSSQVYVDDIFGGGNEKSVGVDDLLGKIGGLHATGSRSSMNKSHDFDDLMAGFGGGGSVSNNGKASIETKLPPKPTATSHDDPFLVFETLSTSSSGSFLDSLEQMSKNSSKATSGSSSPSPLLRPPPSGNASNSFNNSNISSIDELENFAMGRVQSNANRRANTNTGEIKQNSAAKINKDKESPATKVNQSNGADDLESFFSMGSRSNSVPKSRTTTMDHMFDRQVNNKEKHDGSQRVPSRSPANAKKSSPTTSFDDLSLIFGASPSSEFEEMEGETEERRKARLGRHQRTQERALKAVADMNQRDLQSKREQEERRRIADTVDVQIKRWAAGKEGNMRALLSSLQNVLSADCGWQPVSLTDMITSTSVKKVYRKATLCIHPDKVQQKGANLEQKYTAEKVFDILKEAWTKFNAEELS